One Paenisporosarcina sp. FSL H8-0542 genomic region harbors:
- a CDS encoding RNA polymerase sigma factor codes for MNGQLEQVYEEYNRYIYHLCLKLTRNQTEAEDLMQEVWVKVVRYEAYVKDVDHVKAWLTTICMNTFRDRYRKNVRRSKHVMNQPDQLDVPIMDLIPCDTLTAEDLMEKHDLSEMVQQKIGELDGIYKTTVLYFYVHQYSLVEIADLMKVSIGTVKSRLFRAKQRLKEMMMADTAAVEYIPA; via the coding sequence ATGAACGGGCAATTGGAACAAGTGTATGAGGAATATAACCGCTATATATATCATTTATGTTTAAAGTTAACACGCAATCAAACAGAAGCAGAGGACTTGATGCAGGAAGTATGGGTTAAAGTCGTTCGCTACGAAGCTTATGTTAAAGATGTGGATCATGTAAAGGCCTGGTTGACGACCATTTGCATGAATACTTTCCGTGATCGTTACCGTAAAAATGTTCGCCGTAGCAAACATGTCATGAATCAACCCGACCAATTGGACGTTCCAATTATGGACTTGATCCCATGTGACACATTGACGGCAGAAGATTTAATGGAAAAACATGATTTATCTGAAATGGTTCAACAAAAAATTGGAGAATTGGATGGTATTTATAAAACGACAGTATTGTATTTTTATGTCCATCAATATTCACTCGTTGAAATTGCCGACTTGATGAAAGTGTCGATCGGGACCGTTAAATCTCGTCTTTTCCGTGCAAAACAACGCTTGAAAGAAATGATGATGGCAGATACAGCTGCTGTCGAATATATACCTGCCTAA
- a CDS encoding CNNM domain-containing protein, with translation MEFIGLAISLMLSFFFSGSETALTAVNRMKVQLRAEQGDRMSQKLLLLIAKPDRMITTILIGNNIVNIAMPTILTLIAINYDWDIALATAILTIIIIIFGEVLPKTIAVTFSDRIAYIVAPFIAILVQILRPLTFLIAKFTNVFIRVISKGAVKEATLTKEELRSMVDIASTEGTFEEEESERLKGVLDFPHKDVQDVLETHRTEIVGIPTNATYEEVRDVILEHYYTRYPVYEESMDHIVGMFYSKTLIEWSMDPTMELHELIDREPLFVVQTVSVEKVFKQMLAKKKHMAIVLDEYGGTLGIITHEDIIEEMIGQEIEDESDEDEDILVYEMTEDRLICHGRLEIEDVNEMFKVDIPNDHDTIGGFVLQQLGHMPDNGEQFTYENLHFEVNEMDWNRILQLTITIKEKDEVLDDE, from the coding sequence ATGGAATTTATAGGTTTAGCCATTAGTTTAATGTTGTCGTTTTTCTTTTCAGGTAGTGAAACGGCACTCACAGCAGTAAATAGGATGAAGGTCCAGCTTCGTGCAGAACAAGGTGACAGAATGTCGCAAAAACTTCTCTTGTTAATCGCGAAACCGGACCGCATGATAACAACGATTCTAATCGGGAATAATATCGTAAATATAGCAATGCCGACGATCTTAACATTAATTGCAATTAATTATGACTGGGATATTGCGCTTGCAACTGCCATCTTGACGATCATTATCATCATTTTTGGAGAAGTGCTACCTAAAACGATTGCAGTTACATTCTCAGATCGAATTGCTTATATTGTTGCACCATTTATTGCAATTCTCGTTCAAATTTTACGCCCCCTGACGTTTTTGATTGCGAAGTTTACCAATGTATTCATTCGCGTTATCTCTAAAGGTGCTGTAAAAGAAGCGACTCTTACCAAAGAAGAACTGCGTTCGATGGTTGATATCGCATCAACTGAAGGAACTTTCGAAGAAGAAGAATCTGAACGTTTAAAAGGCGTTTTGGATTTTCCACATAAAGATGTACAAGATGTATTGGAAACCCACCGCACGGAAATCGTCGGGATTCCAACAAATGCTACATACGAGGAAGTACGCGACGTCATTTTGGAACATTATTACACGCGATACCCAGTATACGAAGAGAGTATGGATCACATCGTTGGCATGTTCTATTCGAAAACATTGATTGAATGGTCAATGGACCCAACAATGGAACTGCACGAATTAATTGACCGTGAACCCTTGTTCGTCGTTCAAACAGTAAGCGTCGAAAAAGTCTTCAAGCAAATGCTGGCGAAGAAAAAGCATATGGCAATCGTTCTTGATGAATACGGCGGGACACTCGGTATCATCACACATGAAGATATCATTGAAGAAATGATTGGTCAGGAAATCGAAGATGAATCTGACGAAGATGAAGATATTTTAGTATATGAAATGACGGAAGACCGTCTCATCTGTCACGGTCGCTTGGAAATCGAAGACGTGAATGAAATGTTTAAAGTTGATATTCCAAATGATCACGATACGATTGGTGGATTCGTCCTTCAACAATTGGGGCATATGCCGGATAACGGAGAACAGTTCACATACGAAAATCTTCACTTTGAAGTAAACGAAATGGACTGGAACCGAATTTTGCAATTAACAATTACAATTAAAGAAAAAGATGAAGTGCTGGATGACGAATAG